In Pseudomonas sp. MYb327, one DNA window encodes the following:
- a CDS encoding methyl-accepting chemotaxis protein, whose translation MNKNLRFSHKILLAAALIVIATFSSFSLYNDYLQRNAIREDLDNYLNEMGDVTANNIQTWLTGRILLIENLAQNIAINPEQPNVASLLEQKALTSTFMASYLGDATGHFTIRPDAKMPDGFDPRVRPWYKGAENSSTATLTEPYVDAATGQTIISMAIASKKAGQSVGVVGGDLSLQTLIDTLSARDFDGMGYAFLVSADGKILVHPDKTLVMKSLSEAYPKSTPRISRDFSEVDVDGKTRLVTFTPIKGLPSVNWYIGLSVDKEKAFSMLSEFRASAVVATVISVVIIIALLGMLIRILIQPLHVMTRAMADIADGEGDLTKRLTIVNNDEFGILGTAFNRFVERIHGSIREVCSATGQVNEVALRVVAASNSSMYNSDQQASRTNSVAAAINQLGAAAQEIARNAAQASNQASDARSLAEDGQQVVDRSIVAMNQLSHMLSASSSNIESLNSKTVNIGQILEVITSISQQTNLLALNAAIEAARAGEAGRGFAVVADEVRNLAHRTQESAQQVQTMIEELQVGARESVSTMSDSQRHSQDSVEIANLAGERLSSVTQRIGEIDGMNQSVATATEEQTAVVESINVDITEINTLNQEGVENLQSTLRACSDLEQQAARLQQLVGSFRI comes from the coding sequence ATGAACAAAAATCTACGCTTCAGCCATAAAATCCTGCTTGCCGCCGCCCTCATCGTCATTGCCACCTTCTCCTCGTTCTCCCTGTACAACGACTATTTACAGCGCAACGCCATCCGCGAAGACCTGGACAACTACCTCAATGAGATGGGCGATGTCACCGCGAACAACATCCAGACGTGGCTGACCGGCCGTATTCTGCTGATCGAAAACCTCGCCCAGAACATCGCCATCAACCCGGAACAACCCAACGTTGCCAGTCTGCTTGAACAGAAAGCTCTGACGTCGACATTCATGGCGTCCTACCTGGGCGATGCCACCGGGCACTTCACCATCCGTCCGGACGCGAAAATGCCTGACGGTTTCGACCCACGGGTCCGCCCTTGGTACAAGGGCGCGGAAAACAGCAGCACCGCGACCCTGACCGAACCCTACGTCGATGCCGCGACCGGTCAAACAATCATCTCCATGGCCATCGCTTCGAAAAAGGCCGGGCAAAGCGTCGGCGTGGTCGGCGGTGACTTGAGCCTGCAAACCTTGATCGACACCCTCAGTGCCCGCGACTTCGATGGCATGGGTTACGCCTTTCTGGTCAGCGCCGACGGCAAGATCCTGGTTCACCCGGACAAAACCCTGGTGATGAAGTCCCTGAGCGAGGCGTACCCGAAAAGCACCCCGCGCATCAGTCGTGACTTCAGTGAAGTGGACGTCGATGGCAAGACCCGACTCGTCACCTTCACCCCGATCAAGGGCCTGCCATCCGTCAACTGGTACATCGGTCTGTCCGTCGACAAGGAGAAAGCCTTCTCGATGCTCAGCGAATTCCGCGCCTCGGCGGTCGTTGCGACGGTCATTTCCGTCGTGATCATCATCGCCCTGCTGGGCATGCTTATCCGCATCCTGATCCAGCCGTTGCACGTGATGACCCGCGCCATGGCCGACATTGCCGACGGCGAAGGAGACCTGACCAAACGCCTGACCATTGTGAACAACGATGAATTCGGCATCCTCGGCACCGCGTTCAACCGTTTCGTGGAGCGTATTCACGGTTCGATCCGCGAGGTGTGCTCGGCCACCGGCCAGGTCAATGAAGTGGCCTTGCGTGTGGTCGCGGCTTCGAACTCGTCGATGTACAACTCCGACCAGCAAGCCTCGCGCACCAACAGCGTGGCGGCGGCGATCAATCAGCTCGGGGCCGCCGCCCAGGAAATCGCCCGCAACGCCGCGCAAGCGTCGAACCAGGCCAGCGATGCCCGCAGCCTGGCGGAAGACGGTCAGCAGGTGGTGGATCGCAGCATTGTCGCGATGAATCAGCTGTCGCACATGCTCAGCGCCTCCAGCAGCAACATTGAGTCGCTCAACAGCAAAACCGTGAACATCGGGCAGATCCTCGAAGTGATTACCAGCATCTCCCAGCAAACCAACCTGCTGGCGCTTAACGCCGCCATCGAAGCAGCGCGTGCGGGTGAAGCGGGACGCGGGTTTGCGGTGGTGGCCGATGAAGTGCGCAACCTGGCGCACCGTACTCAGGAGTCGGCGCAACAAGTGCAGACCATGATCGAGGAGCTGCAAGTCGGCGCCCGCGAATCCGTCAGTACCATGAGCGACAGCCAGCGCCACAGCCAGGACAGTGTGGAGATCGCCAACCTGGCGGGCGAACGCCTGAGCAGCGTGACCCAGCGCATCGGCGAGATCGACGGCATGAACCAGTCAGTGGCCACGGCGACCGAAGAACAGACGGCAGTGGTGGAATCGATCAACGTCGACATCACCGAGATCAACACCCTCAATCAGGAAGGCGTGGAAAACCTGCAATCGACGTTGCGGGCGTGTTCGGATCTTGAGCAACAGGCGGCGCGGTTGCAGCAACTGGTCGGTAGTTTCAGGATCTAA
- a CDS encoding helicase HerA-like domain-containing protein, giving the protein MPDSLQLVIGADLAGQPIAQAMRLANRHGLIAGATGTGKTVTLQRMAEAFSDAGVAVFAADIKGDLCGLGAAGNPQGKIAERIAGMPWLNHKPAAYPVTLWDIHGQSGHPLRTTLSEMGPLLLGSLLELTDSQQSALYAAFKVADREGLLLLDLKDLKALLNHLKDNPALLGDDAALMTTGSSQALLRRLATLEQQGAEALFGEPALQLEDILQPTAEGRGRIHLLDASRLVHEAPKVYATFLLWLLAELFEQLPERGDADKPLLALFFDEAHLLFAGTPKALQDRLEQVVRLIRSKGVGVYFVTQSPGDLPDDVLAQLGLRIQHGLRAFTAKEQKSLRAVAEGFRPNPAFDALSVLTELGIGEALVGTLQDKGTPEMVQRVLVAPPQSRIGPLSDAERRGLIAGSSLQGRYDKPIDRESAYEVLMGRKGLAPEPETAPGKPEEPSFTEQAGEFLGTAAGKALKSAMQQAANQIGRQLVRGLMGSLLGGKKRR; this is encoded by the coding sequence ATGCCTGACTCATTGCAACTCGTTATCGGCGCCGATCTCGCGGGGCAGCCGATCGCCCAGGCCATGCGCCTGGCGAACCGTCACGGTTTGATCGCCGGTGCCACGGGGACCGGTAAAACCGTCACTTTGCAACGCATGGCCGAAGCCTTCAGCGATGCCGGCGTGGCGGTGTTCGCCGCCGATATCAAAGGTGACCTGTGCGGGCTCGGCGCCGCGGGCAATCCTCAGGGCAAGATCGCCGAACGGATCGCCGGGATGCCGTGGCTGAACCACAAGCCTGCGGCTTATCCGGTCACCCTGTGGGACATCCACGGTCAGTCCGGTCATCCATTGCGTACAACCTTGAGTGAAATGGGGCCGCTGCTGTTAGGAAGCTTGCTGGAGCTGACCGACAGTCAGCAGTCGGCGCTGTACGCCGCCTTCAAGGTTGCCGACCGCGAGGGCTTGTTACTCCTGGATTTGAAAGACCTGAAGGCGCTGCTCAATCACCTCAAGGACAATCCGGCGTTGCTGGGCGACGATGCAGCGTTGATGACCACCGGTTCCAGCCAGGCTTTACTAAGGCGTTTGGCGACTCTGGAGCAGCAGGGCGCTGAAGCGCTGTTCGGCGAGCCGGCATTGCAGCTCGAAGACATTCTGCAACCGACCGCCGAGGGCCGTGGGCGCATTCACTTGCTCGATGCCAGTCGTCTGGTGCATGAAGCGCCGAAGGTCTACGCGACGTTCTTGTTGTGGTTGTTGGCCGAATTGTTCGAGCAGCTGCCGGAGCGCGGCGATGCGGACAAACCTCTGCTGGCGTTGTTTTTCGACGAAGCGCACTTGTTGTTCGCCGGTACGCCCAAGGCGTTGCAGGATCGGCTGGAGCAAGTGGTACGGCTGATTCGCTCGAAAGGCGTGGGTGTTTATTTCGTCACCCAATCGCCGGGTGACTTGCCGGATGACGTGCTGGCGCAACTGGGGCTGCGGATACAGCACGGCTTGCGTGCCTTTACCGCCAAGGAACAGAAATCTCTGCGGGCGGTGGCCGAGGGCTTCCGGCCGAACCCGGCGTTCGATGCTTTATCGGTGTTGACTGAACTCGGGATCGGCGAGGCGCTGGTGGGTACTTTGCAGGACAAGGGCACGCCCGAGATGGTGCAGCGGGTTTTGGTGGCGCCCCCTCAATCGCGGATCGGGCCGCTGAGTGATGCCGAGCGTCGGGGATTGATCGCTGGTTCGTCGTTGCAGGGTCGTTATGACAAACCGATTGATCGCGAGTCAGCGTATGAAGTGCTGATGGGGCGCAAGGGGCTGGCGCCGGAACCCGAAACTGCACCTGGCAAACCGGAAGAACCGAGTTTCACCGAACAGGCGGGAGAGTTTCTCGGCACGGCGGCGGGGAAGGCGCTGAAGTCGGCGATGCAACAGGCAGCGAATCAAATTGGCCGACAGTTGGTGCGCGGCTTGATGGGCTCTTTATTAGGCGGCAAAAAACGCCGTTAA
- a CDS encoding DciA family protein translates to MAFRPLTAKVPAVLLREAKPLKAILGHAQRLGHLQRLLESQLQPAAREHCHVASWREGSLLLIVTDGHWATRLRYQQKRLQRQLQMFDEFTNLTRILFKVQPPTVQRGATGHTMDLSNDAAATIQATADGISDPNLRAALERLAAHAKTRN, encoded by the coding sequence ATGGCATTTCGCCCACTTACGGCCAAAGTACCGGCCGTTCTACTACGCGAAGCCAAGCCGCTTAAAGCCATTCTTGGCCACGCGCAACGCCTGGGTCATTTGCAACGTTTGCTCGAAAGCCAGTTGCAACCCGCCGCTCGCGAACACTGTCATGTGGCGTCGTGGCGCGAAGGCAGTTTGTTGCTGATTGTCACCGATGGCCACTGGGCTACCCGCCTGCGCTACCAGCAAAAGCGCCTGCAACGGCAACTGCAGATGTTCGACGAGTTCACCAACCTCACGCGGATTCTGTTCAAGGTTCAGCCGCCCACCGTTCAGCGAGGTGCGACCGGTCATACGATGGATTTGTCCAATGATGCCGCTGCAACGATTCAGGCCACCGCTGACGGCATCAGTGATCCGAATTTGCGGGCGGCGCTGGAGCGTTTGGCTGCGCACGCCAAGACACGGAATTAG
- the secA gene encoding preprotein translocase subunit SecA, with amino-acid sequence MFAPLLKKLFGSKNEREVKRMLKTVQFVNAFEEQMVALSDDQLRAKTDEFKARIAKGETLDKLLPEAFAVAREAGKRVMGMRHFDVQLIGGMTLHEGKIAEMRTGEGKTLVATLGVYLNALSGKGVHVVTVNDYLARRDANWMRPLYEFLGLTVGVVTPFQPPEEKRAAYAADITYGTNNEFGFDYLRDNMAFSMEEKFQRELNFAVIDEVDSILIDEARTPLIISGQAEDSSKLYIEINKLIPQLELHVEEVEGEVTKAGHFTVDEKTRQVELNEAGHQYVEETLTRIGLLAEGESLYSAHNLSLLTHVYAGLRAHKLFNRNIEYIVQDGQVVLVDEHTGRTMPGRRLSEGLHQAIEAKENLNIQAESQTLASTTFQNYFRLYNKLSGMTGTADTEAFEFHQIYGLQVMVIPPNKPLARKDYNDLVFLTAEEKYAAIVADIKESMAAGRPVLVGTATIETSEHMSSLLVKEGIEHKVLNAKFHEKEAEIIAQAGRPGALTIATNMAGRGTDILLGGNWEVEVASLEDPTPEQIAQIKADWQKRHQQVLESGGLQVIASERHESRRIDNQLRGRAGRQGDAGSSRFYLSLEDSLMRIFASDRVKNFMKALGMQPGEAIEHRMVTNAIEKAQRKVEGRNFDIRKQLLEFDDVNNEQRKVIYHMRNTLLAADNIGETIADFRQDVLNATVSAHIPPQSLPEQWDVAGLEAALQSDFGVALPIQQWLDEDDHLYEETLREKLMQELMAAYNEKEDQAGAEALRTFEKQIVLRVLDDLWKDHLSTMDHLRHGIHLRGYAQKNPKQEYKRESFTLFSELLDSIKRDSIRVLSHVQVRREDPVEEEARLRQEAEALAARMQFLHEEAPGLEQPEVLGEEVDVALATAPVRNEQKLGRNELCYCGSGKKFKHCHGQIQ; translated from the coding sequence ATGTTTGCGCCTTTGTTAAAGAAACTTTTTGGAAGCAAGAACGAGCGTGAAGTCAAACGCATGCTCAAGACGGTGCAATTCGTCAATGCCTTCGAAGAGCAAATGGTGGCCCTTTCGGACGATCAATTGCGTGCCAAGACGGATGAGTTCAAGGCCCGCATCGCCAAAGGGGAAACCCTCGACAAGCTGCTGCCAGAAGCCTTCGCGGTCGCCCGCGAAGCCGGCAAGCGCGTCATGGGTATGCGCCACTTCGATGTCCAGCTGATCGGCGGCATGACCTTGCATGAAGGCAAGATCGCCGAGATGCGTACCGGTGAAGGCAAGACCCTGGTGGCAACACTGGGCGTTTACCTCAACGCATTGTCCGGCAAGGGCGTGCACGTTGTGACGGTGAACGACTACCTGGCCCGTCGTGACGCCAACTGGATGCGTCCGCTCTACGAATTCCTCGGCCTGACGGTCGGCGTGGTCACGCCGTTCCAGCCGCCGGAAGAAAAGCGCGCTGCCTACGCCGCCGACATCACGTACGGCACCAACAACGAATTCGGTTTCGATTACCTGCGCGACAACATGGCGTTCAGCATGGAAGAAAAATTCCAGCGCGAACTCAATTTTGCCGTGATCGACGAAGTTGACTCCATCCTCATCGACGAAGCTCGTACTCCGCTGATCATTTCCGGTCAGGCCGAGGACAGCTCCAAGCTGTACATCGAGATCAACAAGTTGATCCCGCAGCTGGAATTGCACGTTGAGGAAGTCGAAGGCGAAGTCACCAAGGCTGGCCACTTCACCGTTGACGAGAAGACCCGTCAGGTCGAGCTCAACGAAGCCGGTCACCAGTACGTCGAAGAAACCCTCACCCGCATCGGCCTGCTGGCTGAAGGCGAGAGCCTGTACTCGGCGCATAACCTGAGCCTGCTGACTCACGTTTATGCCGGTCTGCGTGCGCACAAACTGTTCAACCGCAACATCGAATACATCGTGCAAGACGGCCAGGTTGTCCTGGTCGACGAACACACCGGTCGTACCATGCCGGGCCGTCGTTTGTCCGAAGGCCTGCACCAGGCCATCGAAGCCAAGGAAAACCTGAACATCCAGGCCGAAAGCCAAACCCTGGCATCGACCACGTTCCAGAACTACTTCCGTCTGTACAACAAACTGTCCGGCATGACCGGTACGGCCGACACCGAAGCGTTCGAGTTCCATCAGATCTATGGCCTGCAGGTCATGGTCATTCCACCGAACAAGCCGTTGGCCCGTAAGGACTACAACGACCTGGTGTTCCTGACTGCCGAAGAGAAATACGCGGCAATCGTCGCCGACATCAAGGAAAGCATGGCCGCAGGCCGTCCGGTGCTGGTGGGTACTGCCACCATCGAAACCTCCGAGCACATGTCCAGTCTGCTCGTGAAGGAAGGCATCGAACACAAGGTTCTGAACGCCAAGTTCCACGAAAAAGAAGCCGAGATCATCGCTCAGGCCGGTCGCCCAGGCGCACTGACCATCGCTACCAACATGGCCGGTCGTGGTACCGACATCCTGTTGGGCGGTAACTGGGAAGTGGAAGTGGCTTCGCTGGAAGACCCGACCCCTGAGCAGATTGCCCAGATCAAGGCCGACTGGCAGAAACGTCACCAGCAAGTGCTCGAGTCGGGCGGTTTGCAGGTGATCGCGTCCGAGCGTCACGAATCGCGCCGTATCGACAACCAGTTGCGGGGTCGTGCGGGTCGTCAGGGTGACGCCGGTTCCAGCCGTTTCTACCTTTCGCTGGAAGACAGCCTGATGCGCATCTTCGCCTCTGACCGGGTGAAGAACTTCATGAAAGCCCTGGGCATGCAGCCTGGCGAAGCGATCGAGCACCGCATGGTGACCAACGCCATCGAAAAGGCTCAGCGCAAGGTTGAAGGTCGTAACTTCGACATTCGTAAGCAACTGCTCGAGTTCGACGACGTCAACAACGAACAACGTAAAGTGATTTATCACATGCGTAACACGTTGCTGGCCGCCGACAACATCGGTGAAACCATCGCCGACTTCCGCCAGGACGTACTCAACGCCACTGTCAGCGCGCACATTCCGCCGCAATCGCTGCCTGAGCAGTGGGACGTGGCCGGTCTGGAAGCCGCGTTGCAGAGCGACTTCGGTGTGGCGCTGCCAATCCAGCAATGGCTCGACGAAGACGATCACCTGTACGAAGAAACCCTGCGTGAGAAGCTGATGCAGGAGCTCATGGCGGCGTACAACGAGAAAGAAGACCAGGCGGGCGCCGAAGCGCTGCGCACCTTCGAGAAGCAAATCGTTCTGCGCGTGCTGGACGACCTGTGGAAAGACCACCTGTCGACCATGGATCACCTGCGTCACGGTATCCACTTGCGTGGTTACGCCCAGAAGAACCCGAAGCAGGAATACAAGCGCGAGTCGTTCACGCTGTTCTCCGAGCTGCTGGATTCGATCAAGCGCGACTCGATCCGTGTGCTGTCGCATGTTCAGGTTCGCCGCGAAGATCCGGTCGAAGAAGAGGCGCGCCTGCGTCAGGAAGCCGAAGCACTGGCAGCACGCATGCAGTTCCTGCATGAAGAGGCTCCTGGTCTGGAGCAGCCGGAAGTGTTGGGTGAAGAGGTCGATGTGGCCCTCGCCACCGCACCGGTTCGCAACGAGCAGAAGCTGGGTCGCAACGAGCTGTGCTACTGCGGTTCGGGCAAGAAATTCAAGCATTGCCACGGGCAGATCCAGTAA
- the argJ gene encoding bifunctional glutamate N-acetyltransferase/amino-acid acetyltransferase ArgJ, which yields MAVGLGPLPTLHPVAGFELGIASAGIKRPGRKDVVVMRCAEGSTVAGVFTLNAFCAAPVILAKQRVQGPVRYLLTNTGNANAGTGEPGLAAAERTCAKLAELTGVDASLVLPYSTGVIGEPLPVEKIEGALQAALDDLSVNNWEAAATGIMTTDTLPKGASRQFQHDGVTITVTGISKGAGMIRPNMATMLGYIATDAKVSRDVLQNLLLDGANKSFNRITIDGDTSTNDCCMLIATGQAALPEITRAEGELFAKLKQAVFEVCMDVAQAIVRDGEGATKFVTVEVNGGGNHQECLDVGYTVAHSPLIKTALFASDPNWGRILAAVGRAGVPNLDVGKIDVFLGEVCIASRGARAATYTEAQGAAVMQQEEITIRIELGRGDCSETIWTTDLSHEYVKINAEYRT from the coding sequence ATGGCTGTTGGTCTTGGTCCTTTGCCAACGTTGCACCCGGTTGCCGGATTTGAACTCGGTATTGCCTCGGCCGGTATCAAGCGCCCGGGGCGCAAGGATGTTGTGGTCATGCGTTGTGCCGAAGGCTCGACGGTGGCGGGCGTGTTCACCCTGAACGCCTTTTGCGCCGCTCCGGTGATCCTGGCCAAGCAACGTGTGCAAGGCCCGGTGCGTTACCTGTTGACCAACACCGGCAATGCCAACGCCGGTACTGGCGAGCCAGGCCTGGCCGCCGCCGAGCGCACCTGCGCCAAACTGGCCGAGCTTACGGGTGTTGACGCCAGCCTGGTGCTGCCGTACTCCACCGGCGTGATCGGCGAGCCACTGCCGGTCGAGAAAATCGAAGGGGCACTGCAAGCCGCCCTCGACGACCTGTCGGTTAATAACTGGGAAGCGGCCGCCACCGGCATCATGACCACCGACACCCTGCCTAAAGGTGCCAGCCGCCAGTTCCAGCATGATGGCGTGACCATCACTGTCACCGGCATCAGCAAAGGTGCGGGCATGATTCGCCCGAACATGGCCACCATGCTCGGCTACATCGCCACCGACGCCAAAGTCTCCCGCGACGTGCTGCAAAACCTGTTGCTGGATGGCGCCAACAAGTCGTTCAACCGCATCACCATCGACGGCGACACCTCGACCAACGACTGCTGCATGCTGATCGCCACCGGTCAGGCTGCACTGCCGGAAATCACCCGGGCCGAAGGCGAGCTGTTCGCCAAATTGAAGCAAGCAGTGTTCGAAGTGTGCATGGACGTGGCCCAGGCCATCGTTCGCGACGGCGAAGGCGCGACCAAATTCGTTACCGTTGAAGTCAACGGCGGCGGCAATCACCAGGAATGCCTGGACGTCGGCTACACCGTGGCCCACTCGCCGCTGATCAAGACTGCGCTGTTTGCCTCCGACCCGAACTGGGGCCGCATCCTGGCCGCCGTTGGCCGTGCCGGCGTACCGAATCTGGACGTGGGCAAGATCGACGTGTTCCTTGGCGAAGTGTGCATCGCCAGCCGTGGCGCCCGTGCCGCGACCTATACCGAAGCCCAGGGCGCGGCCGTGATGCAACAGGAAGAAATCACGATTCGTATCGAATTGGGTCGCGGCGATTGCAGCGAAACAATCTGGACCACCGATTTGTCCCACGAGTACGTGAAGATCAACGCCGAGTACCGTACTTAA
- a CDS encoding glutathione S-transferase family protein, giving the protein MSLHLIIGDKLHSSWSLRGALALDLAGVSYTEELIKLNQPDTRERLLKHSPTAKVPLLKTKHGTIADSLAIAEYLAEQFPDAALWPQDVGARAQARSACAQMHSGFFAMRGNMPFDLSHDAPLSPVPADVQADVERMLALWAECRAAATESGPYLFGRKTLADAFFAPIAVRLRTYQVKLPEADEAYVETIYQWPAFKAWQEAGLEEIER; this is encoded by the coding sequence ATGAGCCTCCACCTGATCATCGGCGACAAACTGCATTCCTCCTGGTCCCTGCGCGGCGCCCTGGCCCTTGATCTGGCCGGCGTTTCCTACACCGAAGAGCTGATCAAGCTGAACCAGCCGGATACACGCGAGCGCCTGCTCAAGCATTCGCCGACCGCTAAAGTCCCGCTGTTGAAAACCAAACACGGCACCATCGCCGATTCCCTGGCAATTGCAGAGTACCTGGCAGAACAGTTCCCGGACGCAGCACTCTGGCCCCAAGACGTTGGCGCCCGTGCCCAGGCACGTTCGGCATGCGCGCAGATGCACAGCGGATTCTTCGCCATGCGCGGCAACATGCCGTTCGACCTGAGCCATGATGCACCGCTGTCACCGGTTCCGGCTGATGTACAAGCGGACGTTGAGCGCATGCTGGCCCTGTGGGCCGAGTGCCGCGCCGCGGCTACTGAAAGTGGTCCATACCTGTTTGGCCGTAAAACCCTCGCCGATGCGTTCTTCGCCCCGATCGCCGTACGCCTGCGCACCTATCAGGTGAAACTGCCCGAGGCTGACGAAGCCTATGTTGAAACCATCTACCAATGGCCGGCCTTCAAGGCTTGGCAAGAAGCTGGACTGGAGGAAATCGAGCGGTGA
- a CDS encoding Nudix family hydrolase → MKRVHVAAAVIRDGSGKILIARRADTQHQGGLWEFPGGKVEADESVEAALARELHEELGIVVSAARPLIKVRHDYPDKQVLLDVWEVSAFTGEPHGAEGQPLAWVTARELSSYEFPEANRPIVAAARLPEQYLITPEDLETPALLRGIQKAIAGGIKLIQLRAPNGYDPKYRDLAVDAVGLCAGKAQLMIKGPFEWLGDFPSAGWHITSAQLRKYAAAGRPLPASRWLAASCHNAEELALAEEMGVDFVTLSPVQPTLTHPGAQPLGWEQASTLIEGFSKPVFLLGGVGPAEVEKAWAAGAQGVAGIRAFWPEA, encoded by the coding sequence GTGAAAAGAGTTCATGTAGCCGCTGCCGTCATTCGTGATGGCAGTGGCAAAATCCTCATCGCCCGCCGCGCCGATACCCAGCATCAGGGCGGTTTGTGGGAATTCCCCGGTGGCAAGGTTGAGGCCGACGAGTCGGTCGAGGCCGCCCTGGCCCGCGAGCTGCACGAAGAGCTTGGCATCGTGGTCAGCGCGGCGCGCCCGTTAATCAAGGTCCGCCACGATTACCCGGACAAGCAGGTGTTGCTGGATGTCTGGGAGGTCTCGGCGTTCACTGGCGAACCTCACGGTGCCGAGGGCCAGCCACTGGCCTGGGTGACGGCGCGTGAGTTGTCGAGCTACGAGTTCCCCGAGGCCAACCGGCCTATCGTCGCTGCCGCGCGGTTGCCCGAGCAATACTTGATCACCCCGGAAGACCTGGAAACTCCAGCGTTGCTGCGCGGTATTCAGAAAGCCATCGCCGGTGGTATCAAGCTTATCCAGCTGCGCGCGCCCAACGGTTACGATCCGAAATACCGTGATCTGGCGGTGGATGCCGTGGGACTGTGTGCAGGCAAGGCGCAGTTGATGATCAAGGGGCCGTTCGAATGGCTGGGGGATTTTCCCTCCGCCGGTTGGCACATCACCTCGGCACAATTGCGCAAGTACGCGGCTGCCGGTCGGCCGCTGCCAGCATCGCGCTGGTTGGCTGCATCCTGTCATAACGCTGAAGAGCTGGCATTGGCCGAGGAGATGGGTGTCGACTTCGTGACCTTGTCGCCGGTGCAGCCAACGTTGACTCATCCGGGCGCTCAGCCGCTGGGCTGGGAGCAGGCTTCGACCTTGATCGAGGGTTTCAGCAAGCCGGTGTTTTTGCTCGGTGGCGTTGGTCCGGCGGAAGTTGAGAAAGCCTGGGCGGCAGGTGCCCAGGGTGTGGCGGGGATTCGGGCGTTTTGGCCTGAAGCCTGA
- a CDS encoding cob(I)yrinic acid a,c-diamide adenosyltransferase translates to MGFRLSKIYTRTGDKGETGLGDGRRVPKDHPRIEAIGEVDTLNSQVGVLLAGLASESASYPGLQEVIEVLAPCQHRLFDLGGELAMPEYQALTVVEIERLEAAIDVWNEELGPLENFILPGGSMLIAQAHVCRSLARSAERRCQHLNAVEPLAGVGLAYINRLSDLLFVVARVIAKRQGVAEILWQAAAKPQV, encoded by the coding sequence ATGGGCTTTCGCTTGTCGAAGATTTACACCCGCACCGGCGATAAAGGCGAAACCGGCTTGGGCGACGGCCGTCGTGTACCCAAGGACCACCCACGGATCGAGGCCATTGGTGAAGTCGATACGTTGAACAGCCAGGTAGGCGTACTGTTGGCGGGGCTTGCGTCTGAAAGCGCAAGTTATCCGGGACTGCAGGAGGTGATCGAGGTATTGGCACCCTGTCAGCACCGGTTGTTCGACCTCGGTGGTGAACTGGCGATGCCGGAGTATCAGGCGTTGACCGTCGTGGAAATTGAACGCCTGGAAGCGGCGATTGATGTGTGGAATGAGGAGCTGGGGCCGCTGGAGAACTTCATTTTGCCAGGTGGCTCGATGTTGATTGCCCAGGCCCACGTCTGCCGCAGCCTGGCCCGCAGTGCCGAGCGCCGGTGTCAGCACTTGAATGCAGTCGAACCCTTGGCCGGGGTGGGGTTGGCGTATATCAATCGGTTGTCGGATTTGTTGTTTGTGGTGGCTCGGGTGATTGCCAAGCGTCAGGGGGTTGCGGAAATACTCTGGCAGGCTGCGGCGAAGCCTCAGGTTTAG